A window of Candidatus Methylomirabilota bacterium genomic DNA:
CCTGGTCAACACCTTCGCCGCCGGCAACGTGGACGCCATCGACATGTCTTTCGCGCTCACGGCGAAGATGTTCGAGGACAAGGTGCCGCTCAAGGTCACGGGGGTGGCCACCGCGGTGCTGGGGGCGGTGGTGGCGCGAAAGGATTCGGGAATCACGAGGGTGGAGGACCTCCGCGGCCGGAAGATCGCGGCCGTGGTAGGCACCTCGACCTTCTTCGACATCCGAACGCTCACCCTCAAGGGCTACGGGTTCGACCTCCAGAAGGACGCCCAGATCGTCACCGCCCAGGCGCCGCCCGACATGGCGACGCTGATGGCCAAGAAGGAAGTCGACGCCATCGTCGCCTGGCAGCCGATCTCCGATCAGGTGGTGTTCCGCGGCGACGGCGTGTACCTGGCCAAGCAGATCGACCTCTGGCGGAAGGCCACCGGGCGCCAGGCCGGGTACCCGGTGCACGTCTGCTACGTCGTGAACCCGACCTTCATCGAGAAGAGCCCCGCCTTTGCCAGGGACCTGAACGACGCCCAGAAGGAAGCCGTCGACATCTGGTATGGAAAGAAGGGTCGCGCCATCGAGATCGTGACCGAGGTCACCAAGATTCCGCGCGACGTGGTGGAGTACGCCTACGGGCAGACGGTCCAGATGCTCCACGGCCTGTCCGACGAGCAGATCGACACGCTCACCCTGCAGCTCCAGCTCACCAGGGAGTCGGGCTTCCTGAAGTCCGACATCTGGGACAGCCCGGAGCGGCTCCGGAAGGAGTTCTTCTGGCGCGGCTAGGTCATTTCGGGGGGGTCTCGGAAGACTCCCCCGATGCCCCCCTAACGGCGCGCCGCAAGACGTCGCGGGGCTGGGGCCCCGCCGTCCGAGGCGCGCGAACCCAAAGTGGCGGCGGCGAAGCCGCCGCTCGGAGCACTCCTCGATGCACCACCGGCTCGGTGGTCGGCGCCGGGTTACTCGGACACACCCCTGCGTCCGGCGTCCCGGGGTAGCGCGTGGCTGAATCGAGAGGCTCGGGGAAGTGGAGTCGACGGCTCCGGCTCCCCACCCTGGTCGTCCTCGCGGCGGTCCTGGTCGTCTGGGAGCTGGTCTCCCGGCGCTACGGCGCCTACGTGCTCCCGTCGCCCGGCTCGGTGCTCCGCGGGCTCGGCGCCATCATCCAGTCCGGTGAGCTGTGGACGCACACCTCGGCCTCGCTCTACCGCATCGTCGTCGGCTTTGGTGGCGCGCTCGGGCTGGCCATCCTGATGGGACTCTGCTCCTTTCTCTGGCCGCCCGCCCGGATCGTGGTCCGCGACGTGGTGACGGTCCTCAACTCGACGTCCGTCTTCGTCTGGATCGTCGTCTCGCTGATCTGGTTCGGTCTCACCGACCTGGCCCCGATCTTCACGACCTTCATGATCACGCTCCCCGTGGTCGGCGCCAACGTGATGGAGGGGGTAGAGAGCGTCGATCGGCGGCTGCTGGAGATGGGCCAGATCTACCGGCTGTCCGGCTGGCAGAAGTTCCGCTCGATCGTGATCCCCTCGACGGTCCCGTACCTGGTGGCCGGCATGAAGGTCGGCTTCGGGCTCGCCCTGAAAGTCTCGGTGGTCGCCGAGATCTTCGGGGTCACCAGCGGGATCGGCTACATCATGAATTACAGCCGCGAGATCCTGGCCACCCAGATGGTCTTCGTGTGGGCCCTCGTCATGATCGGCATCATGCTGGTCACCGACAAGCTCTTGTTCGAGTCGCTGACGCGGCGCCTCGAGCGGTGGCGGTAGCCGTGCGATCGTGGCCCCCGGAGGCCGCCAGGGCCGACCGACGTATGGTACGATGTATGGCATGCGGAAGACAACCGTGTACCTCCCCGAGGACCTCAAGCGCGCGCTCGAGCAGACCGCGAGGAGCCGGGGCGAAAGCGTCGCCGAGCTGATCCGGGAAGCCCTCCGGGCCCTGGTGGCGAACGCGACCCCGCCACGGCCGCGGGTCCCGCTGTTTCGGAGCGAGGATCCCACACTGGCCGAGCGCGTCGACGACGCTCTCGCGGGCTTCGGTGAGCGGTGATCCTCCTCGACACCAGTGGGCTCCTGTCGGCCATCGACGAGCGCCAGCGACATCACACCGCCTGTGCGGCGGCCGTGAGCCGGTCGCGCGGCCCCCTGCTTCTGTCTCCGTTCGTCCTCGCCGAGCTGGACTACCTCCTGGCGACGCGAGTCAGCGCTCAGGCGCAGATGGCCTTGCTCGACGAGGTCGCCCGGGGAGCGTACCGGCTCGAGCCCTTCTCGGGCGCCGACGTGGCGGCGGCGCGGGATGTCATGACGCGTCACCTGGAGCTCCACCTCGGTCTCGCCGACGCCTCCATCGTCGTGCTGGCTGCCCGCCACGGGACCCGGGACGTACTCACTCTCGACGAACGCCACTTCCGGGCCGTCCCCGCCCCCGATCGCCGGCGATTCCGTCTGCTGCCCACCGATGCGTGAAGGGGCGGGTAGTTGAAGCTCGAGGTCAGCGGCGTCTCCAAAGCCTACGCGATCCCGGTCCTCGACCGCGTGACGTTCGAGGTCGCCGAGGGCGAGTTCGTCTGCCTCCTCGGACCGAACGGCTGCGGCAAGACGACCCTCCTGCGGATCATCGGAGGGCTGGAGCCGGCCACCGCCGGCGAAGTGCGGCTCGATGGGCGGCCGGTGCCCTGCGGCGGCGATGCCGACTTCCACGTGGGCGTCGTCTTCCAGGAAGATCGTCTGCTCCCGTGGATGACCCTCGAGGACAACGTCGCGCTGGTGCTCCGGCCGCTCGGGCGGGACGCCCGGGCCCGGACCGAGATGGCCCGGCGCTACCTTCACTTCGTCGGCCTCCAGGGCTTCGAAGGCTACTACCCGAACCGCGTCTCGGGCGGGATGCGGCAGCGGGCGGCGATCGCCCGGGCCCTGGCCATCGAGCCGAACCTCCTGCTGATGGACGAGCCGTTCGGGGCCCTCGACGCCCAGAACCGACGGATCATGCAGGCCGAGGTCAAGCGCATCTGGGCCGAGACCGGGAAGACGATCGTCTTCGTGACCCACTCGATCGAGGAGGCGGTGGCGATCGGCACCACGCTGATCATGATGTCGGCGCGGCCGGCGCAGGTGCGCGAGCTGATCCGGAATGACGGCATCCGCGACCCCCACGCCCTCGTCGACCACCTGAACCAGGTCATCATGGAAGAGGTCATGCGCCAGCAGGGTCCCGTGCCGGGCGTCGAATAGGACATTGACAAGCTGTCGCCAGGTGAGATGAGAAGACGTAGTAGGCGGCTCGTCGAAGCTGGGGGGAGGCAGGCCCGATCCGTTCGCCGAAGGGCGAGCGGCGCGGCTTTGCCGCGAGGGCATTCTCCGGGGGGCGCAGCCCCCCTCCGAGACCCATGAAGGGTCACGTCGCGGTCTTCACCGGGGCGGGGAAGCCGATGGAGATCCGGGAGTATGCCGTCCCGGATCCCGGCCCCGAGGACCTCGTCGTCCGCGTCCGGCGGGCCAACATCTGCGGCTCGGACCTCCACATCTGGCGCGGCCATGGCCCTCCGTTTCCCCGAAACCTGGCCGTCGTCTCGGGCCACGAGATGGTCGGAGAGGTGTTCAGGCTCGGCCGGGACGTGAAGCACGATTGTCAGGGAGAGCCGCTCCGCGAGGGCGACCGGATCGCGTATGCCTACTTCCTTCCTTGCGGTGCGTGCGGGGCCTGTCTCGACGGCTCGCCGGCTTGCCCGAACCGCTACCGGCACTGGCTGGGCGCCGGCGCCGAGACGCCGCCCCACTTCCGCGGCGCCTACGGCGAGTTCTACTATCTGCGCAGGGGCCAGACCGTGTGCCGGGTGCCCGAAGGGCTGGCCGACGACATCGTCTCCCCGGTGAACTGCGCCCTCGCCGAGGCCCTCTACGGCCTCGACCGCGTCGGCCTGCGGCTCGGGGACACGGTGGTCATCCAGGGAGCGGGCGGGCTGGGCCTCTACGCGACGGCGCTCGCCAAGGACATGGGCGCCGGGCAGGTCATCGTGTTCGACCGGCTCGGGACGCGGCTCGAGCTGGCGCGCGCCTTCGGCGCGGACCTGACCGTCAATGTCGACGAGTGCTCCGAGGCCGAGCGCCGGGGGCTCGTGCGCGAGCGGACTCGCGGGCAGGGAGCCGACATCGTCGCCGAGTTCGTCGGCGCGCCCCATGCCGTGGAGGAAGGCGTGAAGCTTCTGCGGCCCGGCGGGCGCTATTTCTGGGTCGGCAACATCACGCCCGACCTGCCATCGGCGCTCGATCCCGGGACCGTCGTCCGCGGAGGCCAGACGATCCGCGGCGTGATCGTCTACGAGCCGTGGGCCCTGCCCCGGGCGCTCGACTTCCTGCGCCGGCGAGCCGGCGTGTACCCCTTCGAGCGGATCGTGTCGCACACGTATCCGTTCGCGCGCATCAACGACGCCTTCGGGTTCGCCGGCGAGGGCCGGGCCATCCGGGTCTCCCTCACAATGGAGTGAAGAGCCATGATCAAGAAGACGGCCAAAGGCTACGTGCTCTACTCGAAGGACGGCTCGAAGAAGCTGGGCGGGCCGTACAAGACGCGGGACGCGGCGCTCAAGCGCGAGCGTCAGGTCCAGTTCTTCAAGCACGCGAAGGGAAGGCGCGCGGGGTAGGCGTGGGTCCGAGTAACCCCGCGCCGACCACCGAGCGCGTGGTACATCGAGGAGAAACGGGCGGGGTCCTGGGTTGCGGCCGGGGAGGGCGACGATGATCAAGCCGTACATGGCCGTGGGGCTGGTCCCCACAGTCCGGGGGATCCGGAAGCGGAGCGACATCAAGATCAACCTCGAGCACCTCACCCACCTCGTGAAGGCCGCGGCCTGGCTGTCGAGCCTCTCCATTCCGGTCCGGCTGATCGCCTTCCCCGAAGGCGCCCTGCAGGCCTTCAACGACGAGGTCCTCGACCTGGACCACGCGAAGTTCGCCCGCGAGTGCGCGATCGACATCCCCGGCGAGGAGACCGAGGCGCTGGGCAAGATCGCCCGCGAGTACAACGTCTTCGTCATGGCCCAGGCCAAGGCCCGGCACCCCGACCTCAAGGACCGCTTCTTCAACGTGGGCTTCATCCTCAACCCGCGTGGCAAGGTGATCCTCCGGCACTACAAGGTGTCGCCGCTGTTCCCGGTCGAGCACTCGGTGTGCCCGCACGACGTCTACGACTGGTGGATCGAGAAGTACGGCCGGAACCTGGACGCCTTCTGGCCGGTCGCCGACACCGAGATCGGGCGGCTCGGCATCATGATGGCCAACGAGGGGTCCTATCCGGAGAACGCCCGGGCCCTGGCGCTGAACGGAGCCGAGGTCGTCTACCGGGCCTCCTACCCGCATCCGGCCACCGGCAACGAGTACTTCGAGATCCAGAGCCGGGCGCGCGCGCTCGACAACAACATGTACATCATCGCCCCCAACATGGGGACCTACTACCTCTTCCCGGAGGAGAGCACGCCCATCGACACCTTCGGCGGGCGCTCGTACGTCATCGACTACAGGGGCCGGATCGTGGGCCGGCAGGACTATGGGGCCGGCTCGACCTACGTGGCGGGGCCGGTCGACATCGAAGCCCTCCGGCACCACCGGGCCTCCGCCCAGTGGGACAACTGGCTGAAGGACGTCCGGACCGAGCTCTACCAGCTCCTGTACGAGAAGCCGATCTACCCGAAGAACCTCTATCTCAAGCGCGAGCCGATGAAGCACGCCGAGTACCGCCAGAAGGTCATCCGGCGGCAGATCAGGCTGATGCACGACCGCGGGACGTGGAAAAAGCCGAGCGGCTGAGCTCGGCGTCCAAGTGCAGGTGAGAGCCGTCTCCCCCGCCGGGTGTGGGGTCGCCCTCGGCCTGCTCCTGGGGTGCCTCGCCGCCGGCTGCGCGCTCTGGCGGCCCGAGCCCCTCGAGGTGCCGCCGGGCCACGGGGCCGTCCTGGGCCGGGTGGAGCTGGCGAGCCCCCAGATGCTGAACGCCGCGCTCGACATCGTGCGCGTCGACGGGACATTCGACCATGCCCTGATGGTGAGCCCGGGCCACCGTGACTTCGCCATCGTGCTGCCCCGTGGCGCCTACCGCATCGTCGCCCTCCGGGGCTTCAAGGAGCCCCAGGAGGAACACGTGACCTGGCCGCTCCGGGTCGGGTTCGAGGTGACACCCGCCACCACCGCCTACATCGGGACGCTGCGGATTAGCCCGAACTTCGGGCCGACGGTCCGCGTCTCGGTGGTGGACGAATACGAGGACACGCTGCGGACCCTCCGGGGTCTGTACCCCGACCTGCCCCAGACCATCGTCCGTCGCCTCATGACCCCGTCCTGAGCCGGCCGTGGCGATCACACCGAGCGCCTCCTACATCATTCCGAGCGTCTTCAACAAGAAGGTCGCGCCGGCCGTCGCCCGTGAAGTCGTCCAGGCGGCCCAGCGGGCCGGCGTGGCGCGCCGAAGCGGCGGTCCGGCCCGCCGTCCCGGGGGTGTGTCTGAGTGAGCGGGCGCCTACCACCGACCGCGTCGTGCATCGAGGAGCCTTTCGAGCGGCGGCTTCGCCGCCGCCACCCTCCCGGGGGAGGTTTGGGAGGGGGCCGTCGAGGCCCCCTCCCATGATCTAAGGAGCGCCATGGGCCAGGGATTCGCCGACGTCGCCAAGCGTGTCGAGGAGATCAAGCCCTTCCTGGCGGTGGAGGTCTTCGAGCGCGCGCAGGAGCTGGAGCGCCAGGGGCACGACGTCGTGCACCTGGAGTTCGGAGAGCCGGACTTCGAGACGCCGGCGGTCGTCCGCGAGGCGGTGATCCGCGCCATCCGCGACGGACGGACGAAGTACACCCACAGCCTCGGCCTCCTGCCGCTCCGCGAAGCCATCGCCGAGCATTACCTCAAGACCTACGGCGTCGCCGTCTCGCCCGATC
This region includes:
- a CDS encoding ABC transporter substrate-binding protein codes for the protein MGRDIVELKRRDFLRTAGVAASALAAGSPWPRRASAQGAKGKVRFAYLQLGWAACEIVHKEDLLGKRGWQAEYNVVPGSPAGLVNTFAAGNVDAIDMSFALTAKMFEDKVPLKVTGVATAVLGAVVARKDSGITRVEDLRGRKIAAVVGTSTFFDIRTLTLKGYGFDLQKDAQIVTAQAPPDMATLMAKKEVDAIVAWQPISDQVVFRGDGVYLAKQIDLWRKATGRQAGYPVHVCYVVNPTFIEKSPAFARDLNDAQKEAVDIWYGKKGRAIEIVTEVTKIPRDVVEYAYGQTVQMLHGLSDEQIDTLTLQLQLTRESGFLKSDIWDSPERLRKEFFWRG
- a CDS encoding ABC transporter permease — translated: MAESRGSGKWSRRLRLPTLVVLAAVLVVWELVSRRYGAYVLPSPGSVLRGLGAIIQSGELWTHTSASLYRIVVGFGGALGLAILMGLCSFLWPPARIVVRDVVTVLNSTSVFVWIVVSLIWFGLTDLAPIFTTFMITLPVVGANVMEGVESVDRRLLEMGQIYRLSGWQKFRSIVIPSTVPYLVAGMKVGFGLALKVSVVAEIFGVTSGIGYIMNYSREILATQMVFVWALVMIGIMLVTDKLLFESLTRRLERWR
- a CDS encoding CopG family transcriptional regulator gives rise to the protein MRKTTVYLPEDLKRALEQTARSRGESVAELIREALRALVANATPPRPRVPLFRSEDPTLAERVDDALAGFGER
- a CDS encoding PIN domain-containing protein is translated as MILLDTSGLLSAIDERQRHHTACAAAVSRSRGPLLLSPFVLAELDYLLATRVSAQAQMALLDEVARGAYRLEPFSGADVAAARDVMTRHLELHLGLADASIVVLAARHGTRDVLTLDERHFRAVPAPDRRRFRLLPTDA
- a CDS encoding ABC transporter ATP-binding protein; its protein translation is MKLEVSGVSKAYAIPVLDRVTFEVAEGEFVCLLGPNGCGKTTLLRIIGGLEPATAGEVRLDGRPVPCGGDADFHVGVVFQEDRLLPWMTLEDNVALVLRPLGRDARARTEMARRYLHFVGLQGFEGYYPNRVSGGMRQRAAIARALAIEPNLLLMDEPFGALDAQNRRIMQAEVKRIWAETGKTIVFVTHSIEEAVAIGTTLIMMSARPAQVRELIRNDGIRDPHALVDHLNQVIMEEVMRQQGPVPGVE
- a CDS encoding zinc-binding dehydrogenase, which codes for MKGHVAVFTGAGKPMEIREYAVPDPGPEDLVVRVRRANICGSDLHIWRGHGPPFPRNLAVVSGHEMVGEVFRLGRDVKHDCQGEPLREGDRIAYAYFLPCGACGACLDGSPACPNRYRHWLGAGAETPPHFRGAYGEFYYLRRGQTVCRVPEGLADDIVSPVNCALAEALYGLDRVGLRLGDTVVIQGAGGLGLYATALAKDMGAGQVIVFDRLGTRLELARAFGADLTVNVDECSEAERRGLVRERTRGQGADIVAEFVGAPHAVEEGVKLLRPGGRYFWVGNITPDLPSALDPGTVVRGGQTIRGVIVYEPWALPRALDFLRRRAGVYPFERIVSHTYPFARINDAFGFAGEGRAIRVSLTME
- a CDS encoding nitrilase-related carbon-nitrogen hydrolase, which encodes MIKPYMAVGLVPTVRGIRKRSDIKINLEHLTHLVKAAAWLSSLSIPVRLIAFPEGALQAFNDEVLDLDHAKFARECAIDIPGEETEALGKIAREYNVFVMAQAKARHPDLKDRFFNVGFILNPRGKVILRHYKVSPLFPVEHSVCPHDVYDWWIEKYGRNLDAFWPVADTEIGRLGIMMANEGSYPENARALALNGAEVVYRASYPHPATGNEYFEIQSRARALDNNMYIIAPNMGTYYLFPEESTPIDTFGGRSYVIDYRGRIVGRQDYGAGSTYVAGPVDIEALRHHRASAQWDNWLKDVRTELYQLLYEKPIYPKNLYLKREPMKHAEYRQKVIRRQIRLMHDRGTWKKPSG